A genomic segment from Peribacillus sp. ACCC06369 encodes:
- a CDS encoding 3-hydroxyacyl-CoA dehydrogenase has product MDIQETIAVVTGGASGLGAATVRNIIKKGGKAVIFDLSEENGAKMAHELGDSVLFIKTDVTSEDSVLGALEEGIEKFGSINTVINCAGIAIAEKVIGRKGTHELKAFSNVVTINLVGTFNVIRLAAEKMVKNEPNQEGERGVIINTASVAAFEGQIGQAAYSASKGGIVGMTLPIARELATKGIRVVSIAPGLFHTPMFDSLPDEARMSLGKTVPFPSRLGYPEEYAKLTESIITNPMLNGETIRLDGAIRMSPR; this is encoded by the coding sequence TTGGATATTCAAGAAACCATTGCAGTTGTGACAGGCGGGGCTTCAGGTCTGGGAGCGGCGACAGTAAGAAACATCATTAAAAAAGGTGGAAAGGCAGTCATATTTGACCTCTCGGAAGAAAATGGCGCTAAGATGGCTCATGAATTGGGAGATTCAGTCCTGTTCATTAAAACGGATGTAACAAGTGAAGATAGCGTATTGGGAGCGTTGGAAGAAGGAATTGAAAAATTCGGGAGCATCAATACGGTCATCAACTGTGCTGGTATTGCAATTGCAGAGAAGGTCATAGGCAGAAAAGGTACACATGAATTGAAAGCGTTCTCAAATGTGGTGACAATCAATTTGGTCGGTACATTTAATGTCATCCGACTTGCGGCTGAAAAAATGGTCAAAAATGAGCCGAACCAAGAGGGGGAGCGTGGTGTCATTATCAATACGGCTTCGGTAGCTGCCTTTGAAGGACAAATCGGACAAGCCGCATATAGTGCTTCTAAGGGGGGCATTGTTGGGATGACCCTGCCGATTGCAAGGGAGCTTGCCACAAAAGGGATACGTGTCGTATCTATCGCACCGGGTCTATTCCATACTCCGATGTTCGATTCATTGCCTGATGAAGCGAGGATGTCATTAGGTAAAACCGTTCCATTCCCATCAAGGCTCGGATATCCCGAAGAGTACGCTAAGCTAACGGAGAGCATCATAACGAATCCAATGCTGAATGGGGAAACCATCAGGCTGGATGGGGCCATTCGAATGTCACCCAGGTAA
- a CDS encoding YfhD family protein: protein MGRNNIHHNRDKNKQKLPQVPKNLKSDGLDVEYSSELADQEDIEAQARANAADRRAHNRR from the coding sequence ATGGGACGCAATAACATACACCATAATCGAGACAAGAACAAACAGAAACTTCCGCAGGTTCCTAAAAACCTGAAAAGTGACGGACTTGACGTTGAATATTCTTCCGAACTGGCTGACCAGGAAGATATCGAGGCACAAGCCCGGGCAAATGCAGCTGACCGCCGTGCTCATAATCGCCGCTAA
- a CDS encoding small, acid-soluble spore protein K codes for MRNKQKGFPNQNNNKFQGEPRAKARYASKRADGSINTHPQERMKASNERSN; via the coding sequence TTGCGAAATAAACAAAAAGGATTCCCCAACCAAAACAATAATAAATTCCAAGGCGAGCCTCGTGCAAAAGCAAGATATGCATCAAAGCGTGCAGATGGCAGTATTAATACACACCCTCAAGAACGAATGAAAGCATCAAACGAGCGATCGAATTAA
- a CDS encoding YfhE family protein, translating into MSKKHEKVKSNLTSTQAVIYAREFKNADRAGGFNERKSRR; encoded by the coding sequence TTGTCCAAAAAACACGAAAAAGTAAAAAGTAACTTAACTAGTACGCAAGCGGTTATTTATGCTCGGGAATTTAAAAATGCAGATCGAGCAGGTGGTTTTAACGAGAGGAAATCCCGTCGTTAA
- a CDS encoding acyl-CoA dehydrogenase family protein — protein MKHPYLSEDHDIFRKSFRKFLEKEAVPHYERWEEERIIPRSFWVKMGEQGFLCPNLGEDYGGSGVDWGFAVIINEELERVGSGFIGFGLHSDITVPYIAAYGSEAQKERWLPKCTTGEIITAIAMTEPGTGSDLANIKTTAILDGEHYILNGQKTFITNGIHSDLVIVACKTDPNAVPKHKGVSLVVVERDTPGFSRGRKLKKLGLHSQDTAELIFEDCRVPKENLLGEEGKGFAYLMEKLQQERLVVAICAQTASEDMLADTIEYVKSREAFGKSVSQFQNTQFKIAEMATEIKMGRVFLDQLIANHMAGEQVVTEVSMAKWRLTETARKISIECMQLHGGYGYMEEYKIARRYRDVPVASIYAGTNEIMKKIIAKNLGL, from the coding sequence ATGAAACATCCATATCTAAGTGAAGATCATGACATTTTCCGTAAGTCATTCCGAAAGTTTTTAGAGAAAGAAGCAGTTCCCCACTATGAAAGATGGGAAGAAGAGAGGATCATTCCCCGGTCATTTTGGGTGAAAATGGGGGAACAGGGTTTTCTCTGCCCGAATCTTGGAGAAGATTATGGGGGTTCCGGGGTAGATTGGGGCTTTGCAGTCATAATTAATGAGGAATTGGAAAGAGTAGGTTCTGGTTTCATTGGTTTCGGACTCCATAGTGACATCACTGTTCCGTATATTGCCGCATACGGAAGTGAGGCGCAGAAAGAGCGCTGGCTTCCTAAATGCACAACAGGGGAAATCATTACAGCAATCGCCATGACAGAGCCTGGAACAGGTTCGGATTTAGCCAATATAAAAACCACTGCTATTTTGGATGGAGAACATTACATATTAAATGGCCAAAAGACATTCATCACAAATGGCATTCATTCGGATTTGGTCATCGTTGCGTGTAAAACGGATCCAAATGCCGTTCCAAAGCATAAAGGCGTTAGCTTAGTCGTGGTAGAAAGGGATACTCCTGGATTTTCCAGGGGGCGAAAACTGAAGAAACTTGGTTTGCACAGTCAGGATACAGCAGAGCTGATCTTCGAGGATTGTCGTGTTCCAAAGGAAAACCTGCTTGGTGAAGAAGGAAAGGGTTTTGCTTATTTAATGGAGAAATTGCAGCAGGAACGCCTTGTAGTGGCAATTTGTGCTCAAACGGCATCAGAGGATATGCTGGCCGATACCATTGAGTACGTGAAAAGCAGGGAAGCGTTCGGAAAATCCGTGAGTCAGTTTCAAAATACTCAATTCAAAATCGCGGAAATGGCAACGGAAATCAAAATGGGGCGTGTTTTCCTAGATCAATTGATCGCCAATCATATGGCGGGAGAACAGGTGGTCACAGAGGTTTCGATGGCAAAATGGCGTTTGACGGAGACTGCGAGAAAAATATCGATTGAGTGCATGCAACTTCATGGCGGCTATGGATATATGGAAGAATACAAGATTGCCAGAAGGTATCGGGATGTCCCGGTAGCAAGCATCTATGCCGGGACAAATGAAATCATGAAGAAAATCATCGCTAAGAATCTGGGCCTTTAA
- a CDS encoding fatty acid--CoA ligase — MSVTIKNIFDQTVQKFPIKEAIYDVRRNIRYTYIQWNEQVNRLAAALQAEGVRKGDRVSTYLYNNEELATALFACAKIGAIFNPINFRLMPEELAYILNDAAPKVVLFEHELESSVAAVEKRFPETAFWYIDDNVPRYAKGYRQKMASISSNPDEVDVHEDDVYAIMYTSGTTGRPKGVIHLHKDMVKQAEILIEAMKYERSDIGLITAPMFHCAELHCSFLPRVQAGATNVILHQFNPKKVMELIESEGITKLFAAPTMWNMLLQENLDEYKFQSLKLGLYGAAPMAPSLVRACQEKLGIQFIQAYGMTEMGPAITLLLEDDQIRKAGSAGKACSDHEIIIARPNDEGPSDPDDILEPGETGEILVKGPCIMKGYFQKGGETEKGLYKGWYHSGDIGFLDEDGYLWVKDRVDDMIISGGENIYPREVEDTLYEHQGVLDCAVLGQPDDQWGEMVTAFIVAKDLTLQESDLETWCKNSDTLANYKRPRRYIFCNELPRNASGKIQKFLLRKQLEESADDKSMGNLL, encoded by the coding sequence ATGTCAGTGACGATTAAAAATATCTTTGATCAGACGGTTCAGAAATTCCCCATTAAAGAAGCTATCTACGACGTGAGAAGAAATATCCGCTATACGTACATTCAATGGAATGAGCAGGTGAATAGGTTGGCGGCGGCCCTTCAAGCGGAAGGAGTGCGAAAAGGCGACAGGGTCTCTACATACCTTTACAACAATGAAGAGCTTGCCACCGCACTCTTTGCCTGTGCAAAAATCGGCGCAATCTTTAATCCAATCAACTTCCGCTTAATGCCAGAGGAGTTGGCTTACATCTTAAATGACGCTGCTCCAAAGGTCGTTTTATTCGAGCACGAATTGGAATCGAGCGTTGCCGCGGTTGAGAAGCGATTTCCGGAAACTGCTTTCTGGTATATTGATGATAATGTTCCGAGATATGCCAAAGGTTACCGTCAAAAAATGGCAAGTATCTCATCAAATCCGGATGAAGTGGACGTTCACGAGGATGATGTTTATGCCATCATGTATACGAGCGGGACAACCGGACGACCAAAAGGGGTCATTCACCTTCATAAAGATATGGTCAAACAAGCAGAGATTTTAATAGAGGCCATGAAGTACGAACGCTCTGACATCGGGTTGATTACTGCACCGATGTTTCATTGTGCTGAATTGCACTGTTCCTTTTTACCTCGCGTACAGGCTGGTGCCACAAATGTCATATTACATCAGTTTAATCCCAAAAAGGTTATGGAACTGATTGAATCCGAGGGGATCACTAAGTTATTTGCTGCACCAACGATGTGGAACATGCTACTTCAGGAAAACTTGGATGAATATAAATTCCAGAGTTTGAAGCTGGGGCTTTATGGAGCAGCCCCTATGGCACCATCACTTGTACGTGCCTGTCAGGAGAAACTTGGCATCCAGTTCATCCAAGCTTATGGTATGACTGAAATGGGTCCCGCCATCACTCTCTTATTGGAGGATGATCAAATTAGGAAAGCGGGTTCTGCCGGCAAAGCATGTTCCGATCATGAAATCATCATTGCCCGTCCGAATGACGAAGGGCCATCAGATCCCGATGATATTCTGGAACCTGGGGAAACAGGGGAAATTCTTGTGAAAGGTCCATGTATCATGAAGGGTTACTTCCAAAAAGGTGGAGAGACCGAAAAAGGGCTTTACAAAGGCTGGTACCATTCCGGTGACATCGGTTTCCTGGATGAAGATGGATATCTGTGGGTCAAGGACCGAGTGGACGACATGATTATCTCAGGAGGGGAAAATATATATCCACGTGAAGTGGAAGACACACTTTATGAGCATCAAGGAGTTCTCGACTGTGCAGTACTGGGTCAGCCTGATGATCAATGGGGGGAAATGGTAACGGCTTTCATCGTTGCCAAAGACCTTACGTTACAGGAAAGCGATTTAGAAACCTGGTGTAAGAACAGTGATACACTGGCGAACTATAAACGTCCAAGAAGATATATCTTCTGTAATGAGCTGCCTCGAAATGCAAGTGGGAAGATACAAAAATTCTTGCTTCGTAAACAGTTGGAAGAAAGTGCGGATGACAAAAGTATGGGGAACCTCCTTTAA
- a CDS encoding thiolase family protein gives MREVVIVEGIRTPVGKRNGALKDVRPDDLAGEVLKKLIEKAGIDPAIVDDVILGCVSQVGEQAGDIARIAALIAGFPIEVPGTTIDRQCGSSQQAVHFASQAILSGDMDVVVAGGVENMSRVPMGSNNQGAVTSQKYLDRYEVINQGLSAERIADKWGITREECDLFSVESHAKAIRAQKEGHFDREMISVTGTDKEGNHMEVTEDQGPRAGTTMEILAGLKTVFQEDGLIHAGNSSQISDGAAALLLMERSKAEELGLKPRFKVHTRVVVGSDPTLMLTGPIPATQKALEKAGLSIDDIDVFEVNEAFAPVPIAWLKETGADPKKLNPNGGAIALGHPLGGSGARLMVSMIHELERTGGRYGLQTMCEGHGMANATIIERLD, from the coding sequence ATGCGGGAAGTGGTAATCGTTGAAGGGATTCGAACCCCAGTAGGGAAAAGGAACGGTGCCTTGAAAGACGTTCGCCCAGATGATCTAGCAGGGGAAGTATTGAAAAAGCTGATTGAGAAGGCGGGCATCGATCCGGCTATTGTCGATGATGTCATACTAGGTTGTGTTTCACAGGTTGGTGAACAAGCAGGTGACATAGCAAGAATTGCTGCACTGATTGCAGGATTTCCGATCGAAGTGCCGGGAACGACGATTGATCGTCAATGCGGGTCAAGTCAGCAGGCTGTCCATTTCGCTTCCCAAGCCATTTTGTCGGGAGATATGGATGTTGTAGTAGCCGGAGGAGTGGAAAACATGTCCCGAGTCCCCATGGGGTCTAATAATCAAGGTGCTGTAACCAGCCAAAAGTATTTAGACAGGTATGAGGTGATTAACCAAGGTTTATCAGCTGAGAGAATCGCCGATAAGTGGGGAATAACACGTGAAGAATGTGATCTGTTTTCCGTTGAGAGTCATGCCAAAGCAATACGTGCTCAAAAAGAAGGGCATTTTGACCGTGAAATGATTTCAGTAACGGGTACTGATAAAGAAGGAAATCATATGGAAGTTACGGAAGATCAAGGTCCAAGGGCTGGAACTACCATGGAAATACTGGCTGGGTTGAAAACGGTTTTCCAAGAAGACGGTTTAATCCATGCCGGGAACTCAAGCCAGATAAGTGACGGTGCTGCCGCTTTATTATTGATGGAACGCAGTAAAGCGGAAGAACTTGGATTGAAACCACGTTTTAAAGTGCATACACGGGTTGTAGTCGGATCAGATCCCACCCTGATGCTTACTGGGCCGATTCCCGCCACTCAAAAAGCTTTGGAAAAAGCCGGCCTTTCCATCGATGATATCGATGTCTTCGAAGTGAATGAGGCTTTCGCTCCTGTACCTATTGCCTGGCTAAAAGAAACGGGGGCAGATCCCAAGAAGCTGAATCCAAATGGCGGGGCGATTGCCTTAGGTCATCCTCTTGGCGGCAGTGGGGCCCGATTGATGGTGTCAATGATCCATGAGTTGGAAAGGACAGGCGGCCGTTATGGGCTGCAAACAATGTGTGAGGGCCACGGAATGGCGAATGCCACCATCATTGAAAGATTGGACTGA
- the recX gene encoding recombination regulator RecX, translated as MPNITKITTQKKRKDRYNIFVDEKYAFSVDEEVLLKFQLKKGTALDDLLLAEIQFHDEIQKAFTDALNYLSYRMRSESEIRLYLKKKETEEPIIKEAIHKLNSFNYLDDLEFAKAYVRTHVNGGNKGPTTLKLELKEKGVQEKLVVEALKEYPYDIQIEHARKLAGKSVKKEKNISERALRLKVEQTLLRKGFPRDVILEALEDVTVEKDEDEQWDSLCHHAEKMERRYKNHEGFEYEQKMKQALYRKGFPIELIERYLSNPDMD; from the coding sequence ATGCCAAACATAACAAAAATAACAACCCAAAAAAAACGTAAAGATCGTTATAACATTTTCGTTGATGAAAAATATGCTTTCAGTGTGGACGAAGAAGTGCTATTGAAGTTTCAATTGAAAAAGGGTACGGCACTTGATGACCTGCTGCTAGCTGAAATACAATTCCATGATGAAATCCAAAAAGCATTTACCGATGCACTTAATTATTTATCATACCGGATGCGTTCTGAATCGGAAATTCGCCTTTATTTAAAAAAGAAGGAAACGGAAGAGCCGATTATAAAGGAAGCGATACATAAGCTAAACAGCTTTAACTATTTAGACGACCTAGAATTTGCCAAGGCATACGTACGGACCCATGTTAACGGAGGCAATAAAGGTCCCACTACCCTTAAGCTCGAGCTTAAGGAAAAAGGGGTACAAGAAAAGTTGGTTGTCGAGGCATTGAAGGAATACCCCTATGATATTCAAATTGAACATGCAAGGAAACTTGCTGGAAAATCGGTCAAAAAGGAAAAAAACATATCAGAACGGGCATTAAGGCTGAAAGTTGAACAAACCTTGTTACGGAAAGGTTTCCCGAGAGATGTCATCCTTGAAGCGCTTGAAGATGTGACGGTTGAAAAGGATGAAGATGAACAATGGGATTCTCTTTGCCACCATGCTGAAAAAATGGAACGCCGATATAAAAACCATGAAGGCTTCGAATATGAACAAAAAATGAAGCAGGCATTATACCGAAAAGGTTTTCCAATAGAATTGATTGAGCGTTATCTTTCCAATCCTGATATGGATTAA
- a CDS encoding TIGR01777 family oxidoreductase has protein sequence MKIAIAGGSGFVGTALIDEILKENHDIYILTRHPEKFKKQENPTYIGWLTKDAKPEMHLEGLDVFINLAGESLNSGRWTPERKRRIVESRVEASKEMNRIISKLPEKVSVIINASAIGYYGISEHETFTETSESIGDDFLARTVKLWEKEAAKSRTYSERFVLTRFGVILGEKEGALPMMVMPYKLFGGGKMGKGNQWLSWIHIHDVVRAIIFCMNDQRIEGPVNFTAPNPVQMDTFGKTIGTVMHRPHWLPVPPFFLKTMLGEMSVLVLEGQNVLPIKLKEEGFLFSFPTLKNALQNILKEDSHV, from the coding sequence ATGAAAATAGCCATTGCTGGTGGAAGCGGTTTTGTCGGCACAGCCCTTATCGATGAAATATTAAAAGAGAATCATGATATATATATCTTGACCCGTCATCCCGAAAAATTCAAAAAACAGGAAAATCCGACATATATCGGCTGGCTGACCAAAGACGCAAAGCCGGAAATGCATTTGGAAGGGCTCGATGTTTTCATTAACCTTGCTGGTGAATCTTTAAACAGCGGGCGTTGGACTCCTGAACGAAAACGCCGGATTGTCGAAAGCAGGGTCGAAGCTTCCAAAGAGATGAACCGTATCATTTCCAAACTGCCCGAAAAAGTATCTGTCATAATCAATGCAAGTGCAATCGGATATTATGGTATTTCGGAACATGAAACCTTTACCGAAACCTCCGAATCCATCGGTGATGATTTTTTGGCCCGTACTGTTAAGCTATGGGAAAAAGAAGCCGCTAAATCCCGCACTTACAGTGAAAGATTCGTCTTAACAAGATTCGGCGTGATTCTGGGGGAAAAGGAAGGAGCACTGCCAATGATGGTCATGCCTTATAAACTTTTCGGCGGAGGAAAGATGGGCAAAGGGAATCAGTGGCTTTCCTGGATCCATATTCATGACGTGGTCCGTGCAATCATCTTTTGCATGAACGATCAGCGGATTGAAGGTCCAGTCAACTTTACGGCACCTAATCCCGTTCAGATGGATACATTCGGGAAAACAATAGGAACTGTCATGCACCGGCCCCATTGGTTACCCGTACCTCCCTTCTTCCTCAAGACCATGCTTGGGGAAATGAGTGTACTTGTGCTTGAAGGACAAAATGTCCTACCCATTAAACTTAAAGAGGAAGGATTCCTCTTTTCTTTCCCAACCCTCAAAAACGCTTTACAAAATATCTTAAAAGAGGATTCTCACGTATGA
- a CDS encoding YfhH family protein, with product MSDVRYSKLSAYELQQEIAALTEKARKAEQLGMVNEFSVLERKVTMAKAYLLNPDDFKKGEIYQIDGDPGVYFKIDYMNGVFAWGYRLGGSGKEEALPISMLK from the coding sequence ATGAGCGACGTAAGGTACAGCAAGTTGTCGGCCTATGAACTACAACAGGAAATTGCAGCGTTGACTGAAAAAGCGAGAAAAGCAGAGCAATTGGGAATGGTTAATGAATTTTCAGTATTGGAACGTAAAGTGACGATGGCCAAGGCTTATTTGTTAAATCCGGATGATTTCAAAAAAGGTGAAATATACCAAATTGACGGCGATCCCGGTGTCTATTTCAAAATTGATTATATGAACGGCGTATTCGCCTGGGGTTATCGTTTAGGTGGAAGCGGAAAGGAAGAGGCACTGCCAATTTCAATGTTGAAATAA
- a CDS encoding MerR family DNA-binding transcriptional regulator gives MYTISELAKEFELTTRTLRYYEELGMLSPKRTETGKRVYGKKEYAQLKIIMRGKKYGFSLVEIKDIVLLFDKDRTGIKQLEKTIEMAGQKLNEINERIQELDGLKQDFEQVIKGFTVTLHDLKVNDKTGKR, from the coding sequence ATGTACACCATTTCTGAGTTAGCAAAAGAATTCGAATTGACGACAAGGACCCTCCGATATTATGAGGAACTGGGTATGCTTAGTCCAAAACGTACCGAAACGGGAAAAAGAGTATATGGAAAGAAAGAATACGCACAGCTTAAAATCATAATGCGCGGTAAGAAGTATGGTTTTTCGTTAGTGGAAATAAAGGATATAGTCCTGTTATTCGATAAGGATAGGACAGGCATTAAGCAATTGGAAAAAACGATTGAAATGGCAGGACAGAAATTAAACGAAATTAATGAACGCATTCAAGAGCTGGATGGATTGAAACAGGATTTTGAACAGGTAATCAAAGGCTTCACCGTAACCCTTCATGACTTGAAGGTGAACGATAAAACAGGCAAGCGGTGA